The Anopheles gambiae chromosome 2, idAnoGambNW_F1_1, whole genome shotgun sequence genomic sequence NNNNNNNNNNNNNNNNNNNNNNNNNNNNNNNNNNNNNNNNNNNNNNNNNNNNNNNNNNNNNNNNNNNNNNNNNNNNNNNNNNNNNNNNNNNNNNNNNNNNNNNNNNNNNNNNNNNNNNNNNNNNNNNNNNNNNNNNNNNNNNNNNNNNNNNNNNNNNNNNNNNNNNNNNNNNNNNNNNNNNNNNNNNNNNNNNNNNNNNNNNNNNNNNNNNNNNNNNNNNNNNNNNNNNNNNNNNNNNNNNNNNNNNNNNNNNNNNNNNNNNNNNNNNNNNNNNNNNNNNNNNNNNNNNNNNNNNNNNNNNNNNNNNNNNNNNNNNNNNNNNNNNNNNNNNNNNNNNNNNNNNNNNNNNNNNNNNNNNNNNNNNNNNNNNNNNNNNNNNNNNNNNNNNNNNNNNNNNNNNNNNNNNNNNNNNNNNNNNNNNNNNNNNNNNNNNNNNNNNNNNNNNNNNNNNNNNNGAGAgggaggagggaaagagggaaagagggaaggagggaaggagggaaggagggaaggagggaaggagggaaagagggaaagagggaaggagggaaggagggaaagagggaaagagggaaagagggaaagagggaaagagggaaagagggaaggagggaaggagggaaagagggaaagagggaaagagggaaagagggaaagagggaaagagggaaagagggaaggagggaaggagggaaagagggaaagagggaaagagggaaggagggaaagagggaaagagggaaagagggaaagagggaaagagggaaggagggaaagagggaaagatggaaagagggaaggagggaaagagggaaagagggaaagagggaaagagggaaagagggaaagagggaaagagggaaagagggaaagagggaaagagggaaagagggaaagagggaaagagggaaggagggaaggagggaaggagggaaggagggaaggagggaaagagggaaagagggaaagagggaaagagggaaagagggaaagagggaaagagggaaagagggaaagagggaaagagggaaagagggaaagagggaaggagggaaagagggaaagagggaaggagggaaagagggaaagagggaaggagggaaagaggaaaggagggaaagagggaaagagggaaagagggaaagagggaaagagggaaagagggaaggagggaaagagggaaagagggaaagagggaaggagggaaggagggaaggagggaaagagggaaagagggaaagagggaaagagggaaagagggaaagagggaaagagggaaggagggaaagagggaaagagggaaagagggaaagagggaaagagggaaggagggaaagagggaaagagggaaagagggaaagagggaaggagggaaagagggaaagagggaaagagggaaagagggaaagagagaaagagggaaagagggaaagagggaaagagggaaagagggaaagagggaaggagggaaggagggaaggagggaaggaggaaaggagggaaggagggaaggagggaaccGGCCCCCGGGAGCCTCAAATGCCGGCGATGCAGCCGGACCCTTCACGCGCCAAGGTGCTCCACGCATCCCCGCATTCTATGGATTGCTTGGTTGGTTTCGGCGGTCCCTCGTTGTCGTGATACCCGAACACAATACCACAACATAaccgtcataggttcaagccccgtatgGTGCTAGTAGCTCAGGACTGGCTATCGCGCTATGGGTAAATCAATTAGTAACGTctactcgcacgacttaacaacatgctcgtcttCGGTTCAATCCTCGTAtgggctgactatccggctgccggcatgatcgcgccGTCGCTCCGGAACAATGTGCGCTGCTGCACACAACCCACGCTTTCATCTTTTCATCTCACCTCTTCGGCTATCACCCTTCCCGCTGTGCAAATgattcgccagcctcggggccccaacgtccatccttCCGGAGGCcattgtcgctagtactctgtccataggCATACTATAGACTAGCGAACTACGGAGCCCCTAAAccggcggggccccaggcgaccgcctagtccgcctaccgttagattcGCCACTACCAGTACGCAAATAAGACCCCACAGCTCCCTGCCATCTTCCTAATCTCTTTGTTGTACAGGTGATCTTGCATCCCTTATGAGCCGAGGCTTAGCGCAGCAATTCAAGCCACATCCTACCGTacaaattttcttcttctttgatgtAACGACCAATACTGTGGACCGGGCTGTAACGGCTTCTTCTTTACCTTACTAAAATCACGTTatcggatagtcagttcttcaTACCTGAGGAATGTTCCAGATGAGAATCGAACTCATCTGGCCTCGTAGGAAACGGTTTAATCACAGCATGCGTTCAATGAACCTGTGTGCATGTCGAATAGAGCAGCAGAATGACGTTTAAAATACATTCTGCCGTTTGTTTTAAAGGGTATACCATATGTGGCATTTAATTGTTGCTCGTCCGTATAAAATGTTCCAAATCTACACACAACATCATACATGTgctttaggttttttttttaattcaggaCCAAAGGCCGGGCTGTGTTGCtaaattgtgttgttgtgctggtCACAAAACGTTGTCCGTACAGTGTGGCACATAAAGTTGcacgaatttgcgcagcgttGGGTGTGCCACAGCCATTGCTTCTAACAATTTACCTTTAATTAACTAACGGATCAGGAGGATGATGATCGTTCCCAGCCGATGCCACACATGGGAATaacaaggagaaagaaaactccctcacgtgcgagaaagagcagcaacaaccacagctTTGCGCCTATAACATGGTGAGAATGGGACGGGACACCATCGTCTGTGAGCAAGAGCGAAACAGAAGTCAGAACCATAATCTTCCCATCCATAATCAGCCAccataatttgtgtgtgtgtgtgtgttcgccccatacaaatggaataatttttattttcgcttggTCGTAAATCGCGGCGAAAGTGAGCTTTTCCGGGTTGGGTGTTAATGtgatatttttcaacacatttcatacaaaaacatggaaaaaaacaagcaaggaATGGGTTCAACGTACGTTTATATCTTATGTCCTAAAAAGACGTATTAAAGTACAATGTAATATCACTAAATCGTTGTGAGTGACTAGAACACATGTACATTTTGCATCACAAACGAGAAGACCAGTACAGTAAGAAACAAAGCCAAGCCACTACTGCTCCTCTACGCCTTCGTTTCCTGTATCATCGGTATCGTCACGTGGCCGAGCTCCGGTGTGCGtgccttgcgcttcagccGAATGTAGCAGATTTCGAAGAACCACGGTATCACGCACAGTGCCATCACGAGCGTTAGTACGTGGAACGACACGTTGTAGCTTCCGGTGACGTCACGGATGTAGCCCACTATCGGGCCGATCGCAAACGTAATGTTTCCCTGcagaaacataaacaaaccgtAGCCGGAAGGAAACCTGCTCGTGCGGGAAACGGGAGAGGAAGGAAAAGAGACCGGAAAGAAACCAGCAACGATAAAGTGTGAACTTGCAGCAAATCGAACCTTCCCGACCCGGCTGCTTACCTTTCTTGGGGCAGATGCTCGGAAAACACCAGCGGAAGCGGCACGTGGATCCAGGTCCGTAGAAAGCCCATAATGGCCGTTACGATGGCCATGCCGTAGAAATCGAACACGCACAAAAATGCTGCAAAATCGATTCGGAAAGAGCGATTGCGATTAGCGTTGGTGTTGGCTGAATTGGAAGATGCTCAGGCTGCACCATAGCCTACGGGGGGTAAGGCCAGGCCAATTTCCCGGACATGTTTGCCTCCAGGATGGATTACGGTGGATTTTGTGATGCAGCACCCTCCCCGGATGGTGGAtggattttaaataattaccgAAACGTGCCACAATGGTAAAGAGCGCCCCGGCCAGATAGACGTAGCGGGCCTTAATGTTCAGACATGTGCTCGAAATGGCCAGGAAGATGCGCGATATTAGATCCGCTCCGGCACCGATGGCGATGATTAGCGAAACGTCCGTCTGCAGGAGGAGAATAAGAGCGGCAAGAGTAAGATGACCCAATAGAAAAGCAACCCAGAAACAGGACATAGATTAGGGACGAGATGCaaaacacactctctctcacacacacacacacaaacacccaaatGAATGTCCGATCAGCGGCCAATACTCGGAATACTGGAAGGACAACAGTGATGGTAGAGGTgcgaatgaacgaatgaacgcCATTAGTATTCACGGCCATGCGTCAACCACCGGCTGCGGTTCGTGTAGGAAATTTAAATTGCATTCTGCCACGCCACGGAACACGCCAGCGAAGGGGCAGCGTGCGCTTGCAATATGCCGACGTGACCTACCTTGCTTAATGCCAGCATGAAGAGGTACATCGGCTGCAAGGTGAAGAAGGCCAGATCGGAGTAGAGAGCGAACGAGATGCCGAGTACGATGTTGACGTAAATTGGATCCTTCAGCAGCGTCAGGTCAAGGAAGTCGACCAGAATTTGCCACTTGGTCGCCGGCTTGGTGTCACGTTCCGTGCTGTCACTAACGACCACCGGGCCGGACCAGTTGCCCAGCCCGGGTATTGATGACGCCCGCCGGGAGCCGCGCAGTTTGGCGTTCCGCTGGCTCAGGCCCTGGCCGGCCGGCAGCTCCTGGAAGTCGTCCTCCGTCTTGGGCGGCTTTTCGTCCgacgccgccaccgccacggGTGCGCTGGTGGGAACGGGATCGTACTCCAGGGGCACCCGCCGCATATGCCACTGGACCGGGTGCATCACGAGCATCGCCAGCAGGGTGTGGCTGTTGATTGCCGCCAGTACCGCCATGCAGCCCCGGAAGCCGAACGCGTCCATCGAGCGCTGGATGA encodes the following:
- the LOC1273384 gene encoding monocarboxylate transporter 7; this translates as MAAGEVHSGRYRRVPPEGGWGLLVGVGMAMMFVVTLGSLPSFGLMFGDFLTDLGEETSAIALITSCFFSALSFAGLFTNTLMKKTSCRTVGLIGAVSYIIGSMMTIFVRSTNELLISFAVFQGAGFGLMIPVSYTTFNAYFVEKRVVMMSVAQTLIGLGTMFYPIFIQRSMDAFGFRGCMAVLAAINSHTLLAMLVMHPVQWHMRRVPLEYDPVPTSAPVAVAASDEKPPKTEDDFQELPAGQGLSQRNAKLRGSRRASSIPGLGNWSGPVVVSDSTERDTKPATKWQILVDFLDLTLLKDPIYVNIVLGISFALYSDLAFFTLQPMYLFMLALSKTDVSLIIAIGAGADLISRIFLAISSTCLNIKARYVYLAGALFTIVARFAFLCVFDFYGMAIVTAIMGFLRTWIHVPLPLVFSEHLPQERFPSGYGLFMFLQGNITFAIGPIVGYIRDVTGSYNVSFHVLTLVMALCVIPWFFEICYIRLKRKARTPELGHVTIPMIQETKA